One window from the genome of Chionomys nivalis chromosome 14, mChiNiv1.1, whole genome shotgun sequence encodes:
- the Lrrtm2 gene encoding leucine-rich repeat transmembrane neuronal protein 2, which produces MGLHFKWPLGAPMLAAIYAMSVVLKMLPALGMACPPKCRCEKLLFYCDSQGFHSVPNATDKGSLGLSLRHNHITALERDQFASFSQLTWLHLDHNQISTVKEDAFQGLYKLKELILSSNKIFYLPNTTFTQLINLQNLDLSFNQLSSLHPELFYGLRKLQTLHLRSNSLRTIPVRLFWDCRSLEFLDLSTNRLRSLARNGFAGLIKLRELHLEHNQLTKINFAHFLRLSSLHTLFLQWNKISNLTCGMEWTWSTLEKLDLTGNEIKAIDLTVFETMPNLKILLLDNNKLNSLDSKILNSLRSLTTVGLSGNLWECSPRVCALASWLGSFQGRWEHSILCHSPDHTQGEDILDAVHGFQLCWNLSTTVTAMATTYRDPTTEYTKRISSSSYHVGDKEIPTTAGIAVTTEEHFSEPDNAIFTQRVITGTMALLFSFFFIIFIVFISRKCCPPTLRRIRQCSMIQNHRQLRSQTRLHMSNMSDQGPYNEYEPTHEGPFIIINGYGQCKCQQLPYKECEV; this is translated from the exons ATGG GCTTACATTTCAAGTGGCCATTAGGGGCCCCTATGCTGGCAGCAATATATGCAATGAGTGTGGTTTTAAAAATGCTGCCTGCCCTGGGTATGGCGTGTCCACCCAAATGCCGCTGTGAGAAGCTGCTATTCTACTGCGACTCTCAGGGCTTCCATTCAGTGCCAAACGCCACAGACAAGGGTTCTCTGGGCCTGTCCCTGAGGCACAATCACATCACAGCGCTTGAAAGAGATCAATTTGCCAGCTTCAGTCAACTCACCTGGCTCCACTTAGATCACAATCAAATTTCAACTGTAAAAGAAGATGCTTTCCAAGGACTATATAAACTTAAGGAGTTAATCTTAAGTTCCAACAAAATATTTTACTTGCCAAACACAACTTTTACCCAACTGATTAACCTGCAAAATTTGGACCTGTCTTTTAATCAGCTGTCATCTCTGCATCCTGAGCTCTTCTATGGCCTTCGGAAGCTGCAGACCTTGCATTTGCGTTCCAACTCCCTGCGGACTATCCCAGTACGCCTGTTCTGGGACTGTCGTAGTCTAGAGTTTCTGGATTTGAGCACAAACCGTTTGCGAAGTTTGGCTCGCAATGGATTTGCAGGATTAATCAAACTGAGAGAGCTTCACCTAGAGCACAACCAGCTGACTAAGATTAATTTTGCTCATTTCCTCCGGCTAAGCAGTCTGCACACACTCTTCTTACAATGGAACAAAATCAGCAACTTGACATGTGGGATGGAGTGGACCTGGAGCACTTTAGAAAAGCTAGACCTAACTGGAAATGAAATCAAAGCCATCGACTTAACGGTATTTGAAACCATGCCTAATCTTAAAATACTCCTCCTGGATAACAACAAGTTAAACAGTCTCGATTCCAAAATCTTAAACTCCCTGAGATCCCTCACAACCGTTGGCCTCTCTGGCAATCTGTGGGAATGCAGCCCCCGAGTGTGTGCTCTCGCCTCCTGGCTGGGCAGTTTCCAAGGTCGGTGGGAGCATTCCATCCTATGCCACAGCCCTGACCACACCCAGGGAGAGGATATTCTAGATGCAGTCCACGGGTTTCAGCTCTGCTGGAATTTATCAACCACTGTCACTGCCATGGCtacaacttacagagatccaacCACTGAATATACAAAAAGAATCAGCTCATCAAGTTACCATGTAGGAGACAAAGAAATTCCAACTACTGCAGGCATAGCAGTTACTACAGAGGAACACTTTTCCGAACCAGACAATGCCATCTTCACTCAGCGAGTAATTACGGGAACAATggctttattgttttctttcttttttattatttttatagtgtTCATTTCCAGGAAGTGCTGCCCTCCCACTTTAAGAAGAATTAGACAGTGCTCAATGATTCAGAACCACAGGCAGCTCCGATCCCAAACACGACTCCATATGTCAAACATGTCAGACCAAGGACCATATAATGAGTATGAACCCACCCATGAAGGACCTTTCATCATCATTAATGGTTATGGACAGTGCAAGTGTCAGCAGCTGCCATACAAAGAATGTGAAGTATAA